A genome region from Musa acuminata AAA Group cultivar baxijiao chromosome BXJ3-5, Cavendish_Baxijiao_AAA, whole genome shotgun sequence includes the following:
- the LOC135638799 gene encoding noroxomaritidine synthase 2-like: MSSPTAAMAGSCFAAAKVFLRSYPEVLLSIFCFVFFCYFGRVFRRSSFPVDWPLAGMLPGLLLNLDHLHDWCTDLLRVVGCNFFFRGPWFLGMDYLFTCDPANLQHVFSANFSNYPKGGEFSEIFDILGDGIFNSDGESWKKQRMKAHGLMNGRRFRSFVASSIRNKVEKGLIPLVDDVVRRGAVVDLQDVFMRLTFDATSYLVFGVDPCCLSIGLPTVPFARAMDDAMGALLLRHTVPPAWWKLARWLRIGDEKKLAMSWKVIDRYIAESIAEKKKLRSLRNKKDVGGEAKADLLSSYINDDDDEEQQDSHRQGSTEFDKFVRDTAMNFMLAGRDTTGAALTWFFWLLCKNPVVESKILEELSSTPLRKQRSSSNDMTIFDTEELSKLVYLHAALCESLRLFPPVPFEHKAALRHEILPSGHRVEAGTKILVSLYSMGRMEGIWGKDCLEFRPERWISEKGRVRHEPSYKFMPFNSGPRTCLGKEVAFTQMKAVVAAMVYNFQVQVLPGHVVEPKLSIILHLKNGLRVKIKRRAGDDQQQ; this comes from the coding sequence ATGTCTTCTCCGACAGCAGCCATGGCCGGTAGTTGCTTCGCGGCTGCCAAGGTCTTCTTGCGATCGTACCCTGAGGTCCTCCTCTCTATCTTCTGCTTCGTCTTCTTCTGCTACTTCGGCCGGGTCTTTAGGAGGTCGAGCTTCCCGGTGGACTGGCCGCTCGCCGGGATGCTCCCGGGGCTTCTGCTGAACCTCGACCACCTCCATGATTGGTGCACCGACCTCCTTAGGGTGGTCGGGTGCAACTTTTTCTTCCGCGGCCCGTGGTTCTTGGGCATGGACTACCTGTTCACTTGCGACCCCGCCAATCTGCAACACGTCTTCAGTGCGAACTTCTCGAATTACCCAAAGGGAGGGGAGTTTTCGGAGATCTTCGATATCCTCGGCGATGGCATCTTCAACTCCGACGGCGAGTCGTGGAAGAAGCAGAGAATGAAGGCCCACGGCCTCATGAACGGCCGCAGGTTCCGGTCCTTCGTTGCCAGTTCTATTCGAAACAAGGTGGAGAAAGGACTGATCCCACTCGTGGACGATGTCGTGCGACGAGGGGCGGTGGTGGACTTGCAAGATGTGTTCATGAGGTTGACCTTCGACGCCACTTCCTACTTGGTTTTCGGCGTCGATCCATGTTGCCTCTCCATCGGGTTGCCAACAGTCCCGTTCGCCAGAGCCATGGACGACGCCATGGGCGCCTTGTTGCTCCGGCATACGGTACCGCCGGCCTGGTGGAAGTTGGCGAGATGGCTGAGGATCGGGGACGAGAAGAAGTTGGCGATGTCATGGAAGGTAATAGACCGTTATATAGCGGAAAGCATCGCGGAGAAGAAGAAACTAAGAAGCCTCAGGAATAAAAAAGACGTTGGAGGCGAAGCAAAAGCCGATCTACTATCGTCTTACATCAACGACGATGACGATGAAGAGCAGCAAGACAGCCATCGACAAGGATCGACCGAGTTCGACAAGTTCGTCCGTGACACCGCCATGAACTTCATGCTTGCCGGGAGGGACACAACTGGTGCAGCGCTCACATGGTTCTTCTGGCTGCTCTGCAAAAATCCCGTGGTGGAGTCCAAGATCCTCGAGGAATTGAGTTCGACACCCTTGCGAAAACAGAGATCGAGTTCCAATGATATGACCATATTCGACACCGAGGAGCTGAGCAAGTTGGTCTATCTGCATGCAGCCCTCTGCGAGTCGCTCAGGCTGTTCCCTCCCGTTCCCTTCGAGCACAAGGCAGCTCTGCGACATGAAATCCTCCCGAGTGGACACAGAGTTGAAGCAGGCACAAAGATCTTGGTCTCCCTGTACTCGATGGGAAGGATGGAAGGGATATGGGGAAAGGACTGCTTGGAGTTCCGGCCCGAGAGATGGATCTCGGAGAAGGGGCGGGTGCGGCACGAGCCATCTTACAAGTTCATGCCGTTCAATTCGGGCCCCAGGACCTGCCTGGGGAAGGAAGTGGCCTTCACTCAGATGAAGGCAGTGGTGGCTGCCATGGTCTACAACTTCCAAGTTCAAGTGCTTCCAGGTCATGTGGTCGAGCCAAAGCTTTCAATCATCCTTCACCTGAAAAATGGCCTGAGGGTGAAGATCAAGAGGAGAGCTGGTGATGATCAACAACAGTAA